In Cicer arietinum cultivar CDC Frontier isolate Library 1 chromosome 1, Cicar.CDCFrontier_v2.0, whole genome shotgun sequence, one DNA window encodes the following:
- the LOC101501230 gene encoding protein PAT1 homolog: MVEMDGFGGGDDVGGVSNKLDLHQLGDIPSEGTVFDATQYAFFGQDACVEEVELGGLEDDDGLPESNEEEFLLNREEVEDAKSLSDIDDLSTTFWKLNKVEIGPQSTAIIGERGSRENSTAEWTRRDGVPNWFDPYDSEGSLDSRRLPSQPYSSLVPLHESKPLYRTTSYPEQQRQQQQHYPQHGSSESVPPNWYDQHFRDSETQDGKRWSSQPHSSIADLEESKSLYSTSLYPDKQHEHLHFSSESILAPNSSFTSYPPPGGRSQQASPSHNTGPLNIPYNAAGAQMTLSSQNRSHFSNSALQLGGLNHGSSFGGNTHQFPMGSPLNQRVPNQLVNKAGLYNGTHPNISSGLPMANRYDQMLGMMELRDQMPKSAQIGRQNLRFSPQGFDISSNKFNNGWPRFRSKYMTTEEIENIFRMQLQATHTNDPYVDDYYNQGCLAKKSSGAKLRHHFSPAQIREIPPRASANEPHAFLQVDALGRVPFSSIRRPRPLLEVDPPNSSRAGGPEQNISEKPLEQEPMLAARVTIEDGVCLLLDVDDIDRFLQFNQLLDGGNHLKQKRQGLLEGLAASLQLVDPFGKNGHTVELAAKDDFVFLRIISLPKGRKLLAKYLQLLFPGGELMRIVCMAIFRHLRFLFGGLPSDSAASETVINLAKVVSKCVREMDLGGLSVCLAAVVCSSEPPPLRPLGSPAGDGTSLILVSVLERATELLTDPRAASNYNIANRSLWQASFDEFFGLLTKYCVNKYDSIIQSFLSQGTSNMAVIGPDVARAISREMPVELLRASLPHTDDRQKKILLDFAQRSVVGYNSNSGGNGHHVNSQSVVS, encoded by the exons ATGGTGGAGATGGATGGATTTGGTGGCGGGGATGATGTTGGTGGAGTTTCCAACAAACTCGATCTTCATCAATTAGGGGATATTCCTTCAG AAGGTACAGTTTTTGATGCAACACAGTATGCTTTTTTTGGTCAAGATGCTTGTGTAGAAGAAGTTGAATTGGGAGGGTTAGAAGATGACGACGGTCTGCCCGAGTCTAATGAAGAGGAGTTTCTTCTTAATAGAGAAGAG GTTGAGGATGCAAAATCTCTTTCTGATATTGATGATCTCAGTACCACTTTTTGGAAG TTGAACAAGGTTGAAATTGGACCACAAAGCACAGCAATTATCGGTGAACGAGGATCAAGAGAAA ATTCCACAGCTGAATGGACACGGAGGGATGGTGTTCCGAACTGGTTTGACCCTTATGATAGTGAAGGTTCTCTGGATAGCAGAAGACTGCCGTCACAGCCTTATTCTTCTCTTGTCCCTTTACATGAATCAAAGCCCTTGTATAGAACAACTTCATATCCTGAGCAGCAAaggcagcaacaacaacacTACCCCCAACATGGCTCAAGTGAATCAGTTCCTCCTAATTGGTATGATCAGCATTTTCGTGATTCTGAAACTCAGGATGGCAAACGATGGTCGTCACAGCCGCATTCCTCCATTGCAGACTTAGAAGAATCAAAGTCCTTGTACAGTACATCTTTATATCCTGACAAACAACATGAGCATCTTCATTTTTCTAGTGAATCTATTTTGGCACCAAATTCTTCTTTTACTTCTTATCCTCCACCTGGTGGTAGATCTCAGCAGGCTTCTCCAAGTCATAATACCGGCCCCTTAAACATTCCTTATAACGCTGCAGGAGCTCAGATGACACTATCTTCTCAAAATCGTTCCCATTTCTCCAATTCTGCTCTACAGTTGGGTGGATTAAATCATGGATCATCTTTTGGTGGAAACACGCACCAATTTCCTATGGGTTCTCCTCTTAATCAGCGAGTACCGAATCAGTTGGTCAACAAGGCAGGGCTATATAATGGAACTCATCCCAATATTTCCTCAGGTTTACCTATGGCCAACAGATATGATCAGATGCTTGGGATGATGGAACTGAGGGATCAAATGCCAAAATCAGCTCAAATAGGTAGACAGAATCTCCGATTTTCTCCTCAGGGTTTTGATATAAGTAGCAATAAATTCAATAATGGATGGCCCCGGTTTAGGTCTAAATATATGACGACTGAGGAAATTGAGAATATATTTAGAATGCAGCTTCAAGCAACACACACTAATGATCCATATGTAGATGATTATTACAACCAAGGCTGTCTTGCGAAAAAATCTTCAGGTGCTAAATTGAGGCATCACTTTTCACCAGCTCAAATAAGGGAAATCCCTCCACGGGCTTCTGCTAATGAACCACATGCTTTTCTTCAGGTTGATGCTCTAGGGAGGGTTCCATTCTCATCGATTCGCAGGCCCCGTCCTCTGCTGGAAGTTGATCCACCAAATTCCTCACGTGCTGGTGGCCCTGAGCAAAACATTTCAGAAAAGCCTCTTGAACAGGAACCAATGTTGGCAGCAAGGGTCACAATTGAGGATGGTGTTTGTCTTCTTCTTGATGTAGATGATATTGACCGTTTCCTACAGTTTAATCAGCTTCTAGATGGTGGAAATCATTTAAAACAGAAACGGCAAGGTCTTTTGGAAGGACTTGCAGCCTCACTTCAATTAGTTGATCCATTTGGAAAGAATGGACATACCGTTGAACTTGCTGCAAAAGACGACTTTGTTTTTCTCAGGATAATTTCTCTACCCAAAGGTCGAAAACTACTGGCTAAGTACCTTCAACTACTTTTTCCAGGTGGGGAGCTTATGCGAATAGTCTGCATGGCCATCTTTCGTCATTTAAGATTCTTATTTGGTGGTCTTCCCTCCGATTCAGCTGCATCAGAAACTGTTATCAACCTCGCAAAAGTTGTTTCAAAGTGTGTTCGTGAAATGGATCTTGGTGGACTTAGTGTTTGCCTAGCCGCAGTTGTTTGTTCTTCTGAGCCGCCGCCTCTACGTCCCCTTGGAAGCCCTGCTGGAGATGGGACTTCCCTTATTTTAGTATCAGTGCTTGAGAGGGCTACTGAACTTTTAACTGATCCTCGTGCTGCTAGCAACTACAACATTGCAAATCGTTCACTTTGGCAGGCTTCATTTGATGAATTCTTTGGTCTTCTCACCAAATATTGCGTCAATAAATACGACAGCATCATCCAATCATTCCTTAGTCAAGGGACATCAAATATGGCGGTCATTGGGCCTGACGTTGCTAGAGCTATTAGTAGGGAAATGCCAGTTGAGCTCTTGCGTGCAAGTCTACCTCACACCGATGATCGtcagaaaaaaatattacttgaTTTTGCTCAGCGCTCTGTAGTTGGATATAATAGTAATTCTGGGGGTAATGGCCACCATGTAAACTCTCAGTCAGTGGTGAGTTAA